One part of the Gossypium raimondii isolate GPD5lz chromosome 1, ASM2569854v1, whole genome shotgun sequence genome encodes these proteins:
- the LOC105784459 gene encoding cytokinin riboside 5'-monophosphate phosphoribohydrolase LOG1 isoform X1, whose translation MENHHHNSRFKRVCVFCGSSPGKNPSYQLAAIQLGQQLVERDIDLVYGGGSIGLMGLVSQAVFDGGRHVLGVIPKTLMPRELTGETVGEVRAVSGMHQRKAEMARQADAFIALPGGYGTLEELLEVITWAQLGIHDKPVGLLNVDGYYNSLLSFIDKAVDEGFIAPAARSIIVSAQTAQDLMCKLEEYEPKHSGVASKLSWEMEQQLGFTAKSDIAR comes from the exons ATGGAAAATCATCACCACAATTCAAGATTCAAGCGTGTATGCGTCTTCTGTGGTAGCAGTCCTGGCAAGAATCCTAGCTACCAGCTTGCTGCTATTCAACTTGGCCAACAACTG GTTGAAAGGGACATTGACTTGGTTTATGGTGGAGGAAGCATTGGCTTGATGGGGCTCGTCTCTCAAGCAGTCTTTGATGGCGGCCGTCACGTGTTGGG GGTAATTCCCAAGACACTGATGCCAAGAGAG CTAACAGGCGAGACCGTGGGAGAAGTAAGAGCTGTATCAGGAATGCACCAACGTAAAGCTGAAATGGCTCGTCAAGCTGATGCCTTTATTGCCTTACCAG GTGGTTATGGAACCTTGGAAGAACTGCTGGAAGTGATCACTTGGGCTCAGCTAGGAATCCATGACAAACCT GTGGGATTGCTGAACGTGGATGGCTATTACAACTCACTCTTATCATTCATAGATAAGGCTGTTGATGAAGGGTTCATAGCACCAGCTGCCCGTAGCATAATTGTGTCTGCCCAAACTGCCCAAGATCTAATGTGCAAGCTCGAG GAATATGAACCTAAACATTCTGGGGTGGCCTCCAAGTTAAGCTGGGAAATGGAACAACAACTGGGTTTCACTGCAAAATCAGACATTGCTCGTTGA
- the LOC105784459 gene encoding cytokinin riboside 5'-monophosphate phosphoribohydrolase LOG3 isoform X2: MGLVSQAVFDGGRHVLGVIPKTLMPRELTGETVGEVRAVSGMHQRKAEMARQADAFIALPGGYGTLEELLEVITWAQLGIHDKPVGLLNVDGYYNSLLSFIDKAVDEGFIAPAARSIIVSAQTAQDLMCKLEEYEPKHSGVASKLSWEMEQQLGFTAKSDIAR; the protein is encoded by the exons ATGGGGCTCGTCTCTCAAGCAGTCTTTGATGGCGGCCGTCACGTGTTGGG GGTAATTCCCAAGACACTGATGCCAAGAGAG CTAACAGGCGAGACCGTGGGAGAAGTAAGAGCTGTATCAGGAATGCACCAACGTAAAGCTGAAATGGCTCGTCAAGCTGATGCCTTTATTGCCTTACCAG GTGGTTATGGAACCTTGGAAGAACTGCTGGAAGTGATCACTTGGGCTCAGCTAGGAATCCATGACAAACCT GTGGGATTGCTGAACGTGGATGGCTATTACAACTCACTCTTATCATTCATAGATAAGGCTGTTGATGAAGGGTTCATAGCACCAGCTGCCCGTAGCATAATTGTGTCTGCCCAAACTGCCCAAGATCTAATGTGCAAGCTCGAG GAATATGAACCTAAACATTCTGGGGTGGCCTCCAAGTTAAGCTGGGAAATGGAACAACAACTGGGTTTCACTGCAAAATCAGACATTGCTCGTTGA
- the LOC105784452 gene encoding endoglucanase 2, whose translation MGKESKSRGFFGWLLVLVILALVVGAVVYIIKKKLDHGNDNKPTPVPGPPGAIDHKYAYALEIAMQFFDVQKSGRLVDNKISWRGDSALTDGSEAKLDLSKGMYVAGDHVKFGFPMAFTATVLSWAILEYRDQMEAVNQLEPAQQSLKWITDFLLNAHPSPNVLYIQVGDPVTDHKCWDRPEDMTEKRPLTQVNASVPGTEIAAETAAAMASASLVFKTADSTYSSTLLTHAKQLFTFADNNRGSYSEKIPEVATYYNSTGYGDELLWAASWLYHATADQSYLEYVTGENGKEFAQWGSPTWFSWDNKLAGAQVLLSRLSFFGASGNSVIENYRKSAEDVMCGLLPQSPTATSSRTESGLIWVSEWNSLQHPVASAFLAALYGDYMLTTQTAKLTCGDHSFEPSDLRKFAKLQADYVLGSNPLKMSFLVGYGDKYPQYVHHRGASIPVNATTGCTDGFQWLNSTKPNPNVAVGALVGGPFLNETFFDSRNNTMQTEPTTYNSAVIVGLLSSLVTTSAAVNRSVKSRHSL comes from the exons atgggGAAAGAATCAAAGTCCAGAGGATTTTTTGGGTGGTTGCTGGTTCTAGTAATATTGGCTCTGGTTGTGGGAGCTGTTGTTTatataatcaagaaaaaatTAGATCATGGAAATGACAATAAGCCCACTCCCGTTCCCGGTCCTCCAGGTGCTATCGACCACAAGTATGCTTATGCTCTCGAAATCGCTATGCAATTCTTTGACGTCCAAAAAT CTGGTAGGTTAGTGGATAATAAGATATCATGGAGAGGAGATTCGGCTCTAACGGATGGAAGTGAAGCCAAGTTGGATCTTTCCAAGGGGATGTATGTTGCTGGGGATCACGTGAAATTTGGTTTTCCAATGGCATTCACTGCTACTGTGTTATCGTGGGCTATCCTCGAGTATAGAGATCAGATGGAGGCAGTGAACCAACTAGAACCTGCTCAGCAGTCTCTCAAGTGGATAACCGATTTCCTTCTCAATGCTCATCCTTCACCGAATGTGCTCTATATTCAG GTCGGTGACCCTGTAACAGACCATAAATGTTGGGACAGGCCTGAGGATATGACAGAGAAGAGGCCACTCACACAGGTGAATGCATCCGTCCCTGGGACTGAGATTGCAGCCGAAACTGCTGCAGCTATGGCTTCAGCATCTCTGGTGTTTAAGACAGCTGACTCCACGTATTCAAGCACGCTTCTTACGCATGCAAAGCAACTTTTTACTTTTGCGGATAACAATAGAGGTTCTTACAGTGAGAAAATCCCAGAAGTTGCTACATATTACAATTCAACAGGATATGGAGATGAGCTCTTATGGGCAGCAAGTTGGCTTTATCATGCTACAGCTGATCAATCATACCTTGAATATGTGACCGGTGAAAATGGGAAAGAGTTTGCTCAATGGGGAAGTCCAACCTGGTTTAGCTGGGATAATAAACTTGCAGGAGCCCAG GTTTTGCTTTCCAGGTTAAGTTTCTTCGGTGCGTCTGGGAATTCCGTCATTGAAAACTATAGGAAGTCAGCCGAGGATGTTATGTGCGGTCTGCTACCACAGTCGCCCACTGCTACATCCAGCAGAACAGAAA GTGGTCTTATATGGGTCAGTGAATGGAATTCTCTGCAGCATCCGGTTGCTTCTGCATTTTTAGCTGCTCTTTACGGTGATTACATGCTTACAACACAGACGGCGAAGCTAACCTGTGGTGACCATTCATTCGAACCATCAGATCTTAGAAAGTTTGCCAAGCTACAG GCCGATTATGTGTTGGGCAGTAACCCCTTGAAAATGAGCTTTCTTGTTGGGTATGGGGATAAATACCCACAATATGTGCATCATAGAGGAGCTTCGATTCCAGTTAATGCAACCACTGGTTGCACCGATGGGTTCCAGTGGCTTAATTCAACCAAACCCAATCCAAATGTAGCTGTTGGAGCTCTGGTGGGAGGACCTTTCCTTAATGAAACATTCTTTGATTCGCGGAACAACACGATGCAAACAGAGCCAACCACATATAACAGTGCAGTCATTGTTGGTCTCCTCTCTAGTTTGGTCACTACATCTGCTGCAGTAAATCGTTCGGTTAAAAGTAGGCATAGTCTATAA